In a genomic window of Paracoccaceae bacterium:
- a CDS encoding LacI family DNA-binding transcriptional regulator has protein sequence MGKVTSMEVAEKAGVSRSAVSRVFTPGASVSKSTADKVRRAAAALGYRPNVLARSLITGRSRIIGLVVAYLENQFYPEAIERLSKALQAKGYHVLVFMASNDHEATQGVIDELLDYQVDAIIAASVGLSNDLTKRCEGLGIPIVLFNRHQYDERLTSVTSDNVTGGRKLAEFLVAGGHKRIAHIAGWEGASTQIDREAGFMAGLKDAGQTLFARGTGNFNFEKAKSAAREMFGAQERPDAVFVANDHMAFAVMDVLRYELDLSVPQDVSVVGYDDVTLSHWPSYDLTTVRQPTNQMVSATVTALLARLAEDDEEPRRITLDGPLIIRGSARKPEGNQP, from the coding sequence ATGGGCAAGGTGACATCCATGGAAGTGGCCGAAAAGGCGGGCGTCAGCCGTTCCGCCGTGAGCCGCGTGTTCACGCCCGGTGCATCTGTGAGCAAGAGTACCGCCGACAAGGTACGTCGGGCGGCGGCGGCGCTCGGGTATCGTCCCAACGTGCTGGCGCGGTCTTTGATCACGGGGCGCAGCCGGATCATCGGGCTTGTGGTGGCCTATCTGGAAAATCAGTTTTATCCCGAAGCGATTGAACGTTTGTCCAAGGCTTTGCAGGCCAAAGGATACCACGTGCTTGTCTTTATGGCCTCAAATGATCACGAAGCGACGCAGGGTGTTATTGACGAACTGCTCGACTACCAAGTGGATGCGATTATTGCCGCCTCTGTGGGACTGTCCAATGACCTGACCAAACGTTGTGAGGGGCTCGGCATCCCCATCGTGTTGTTCAACCGGCATCAATATGACGAACGCCTGACCAGCGTAACATCCGACAACGTTACGGGCGGGCGTAAGCTGGCTGAATTCCTTGTTGCAGGTGGGCACAAACGTATCGCTCACATCGCTGGGTGGGAAGGCGCATCCACCCAGATCGACCGAGAGGCTGGTTTCATGGCGGGCCTCAAAGACGCCGGTCAAACGCTTTTTGCGCGTGGCACCGGGAATTTCAATTTTGAAAAGGCGAAATCTGCGGCGCGTGAGATGTTCGGTGCGCAAGAACGCCCTGATGCGGTCTTTGTTGCAAATGACCATATGGCCTTCGCCGTGATGGATGTGCTGCGGTATGAATTGGATCTGAGTGTTCCGCAGGATGTTTCTGTGGTTGGATATGATGACGTGACGCTGTCCCATTGGCCAAGCTATGACCTCACAACCGTGCGCCAGCCGACGAACCAGATGGTCTCGGCCACTGTTACGGCACTTTTGGCCCGTCTTGCTGAGGATGATGAAGAACCGCGCCGCATTACCCTCGACGGCCCGTTGATTATCCGCGGCTCTGCCCGCAAACCGGAAGGTAACCAGCCATGA
- a CDS encoding ester cyclase, with the protein MKGFDPKFKDFPDYIIGITREIWEERGIATLHQYYSDDIVVRSPASVVIGNQNVIGATMATLAEFPDRTLLGEDVIWSGTPEEGMLSSHRLLSTATHTHDGVYGKATGKKLTYRIMADCHAINNQINDEWLIRDQGAIVRQLGWHPKDYAADLIEREGGPETCVKPLAPETDQPGPYKGQGNENEWGAKYADIITRIMGADMAAIPVEYDRAVHVEYPGGVTGHSHGDVDQFWMGLRASFPDATFQIDHQIGRDDPLMPPRAALRWSLTGKHSGWGSFGAPTGAQVYLLGICHAEFGPWGLRREYVIFDETTIWKQILLHTG; encoded by the coding sequence ATGAAAGGCTTCGATCCGAAATTCAAGGATTTCCCAGACTATATCATCGGGATTACACGCGAAATCTGGGAAGAGCGCGGGATAGCGACGCTACACCAGTACTATTCGGATGACATCGTCGTGCGCTCCCCTGCCTCCGTTGTGATTGGCAATCAAAATGTAATCGGCGCGACAATGGCGACATTGGCCGAATTCCCGGACCGTACCCTCTTGGGAGAAGACGTGATTTGGTCCGGTACACCCGAAGAAGGGATGTTATCCTCGCATCGGCTGCTGAGCACGGCGACCCATACCCATGATGGGGTTTATGGCAAAGCAACGGGTAAAAAGCTCACCTATAGGATTATGGCGGATTGCCATGCGATCAACAATCAGATCAATGACGAATGGCTGATCCGGGATCAGGGAGCGATCGTGCGACAATTGGGATGGCATCCCAAGGACTATGCCGCTGATCTGATCGAACGCGAAGGTGGGCCCGAAACATGCGTTAAGCCACTGGCGCCGGAAACAGATCAACCCGGCCCCTATAAAGGGCAGGGCAACGAAAACGAATGGGGCGCTAAATACGCCGATATCATCACCCGTATCATGGGTGCGGATATGGCGGCGATCCCTGTGGAATACGACCGTGCAGTTCATGTGGAATACCCTGGTGGCGTGACCGGTCATAGTCACGGCGATGTCGATCAGTTCTGGATGGGGCTGCGCGCGTCCTTCCCGGATGCGACGTTCCAGATAGATCACCAGATTGGTCGCGATGATCCGTTAATGCCGCCACGCGCCGCATTGCGTTGGTCATTGACGGGTAAACACAGCGGCTGGGGTAGCTTTGGCGCGCCAACCGGGGCACAGGTCTACCTTTTGGGTATTTGCCATGCAGAATTTGGCCCTTGGGGGTTGCGCCGTGAGTATGTGATTTTCGATGAAACGACGATCTGGAAACAGATCCTGCTCCACACAGGCTAA
- a CDS encoding cupin domain-containing protein, translated as MTPTEMEARIVRYGDLMPCKTAFIDAHTPGSDQKENFTIIGGGVSESPDQHVHISIPHGFNIGAAGQPPKCRNSLHSHRTAEVFFVLKGRWRFFWGRWGDAGEVVLEEGDIINIPTGIFRGFENIGTDYGMIMAILGGDDAGGGVLWAPQVIEDAKDHGLILGENGKLYDSKQGACLPDGVHPMAVLSDAELKTFPELSPMEVVGFGVRRYNDMVAMAQRTPCLVIGETGIIRDKPGFEVSFLTGASASTEMHKHDRASVLMPMKGHWHLTWAGSDLGSDGQVTLNPGDTVSVPEGVMHKATPSMTGEASLFHIIATDDAAGPTWSGT; from the coding sequence ATGACCCCTACCGAGATGGAAGCCCGGATTGTACGCTACGGCGATCTGATGCCTTGCAAGACCGCTTTTATTGACGCGCATACGCCGGGGAGCGATCAGAAAGAAAACTTCACGATCATCGGCGGAGGGGTGTCGGAAAGCCCGGACCAGCATGTTCATATTTCGATCCCGCATGGGTTCAACATTGGCGCTGCTGGGCAACCACCTAAGTGCCGCAATTCACTTCACAGTCACCGGACCGCTGAAGTATTTTTCGTCCTGAAAGGAAGGTGGCGGTTTTTCTGGGGGCGCTGGGGGGATGCGGGTGAGGTCGTTCTGGAAGAGGGCGACATCATCAACATTCCAACTGGGATTTTTCGCGGCTTTGAAAACATTGGCACCGATTACGGGATGATCATGGCGATCCTTGGCGGGGATGACGCGGGCGGTGGCGTGCTTTGGGCGCCGCAAGTGATCGAGGATGCGAAGGATCACGGCCTGATCCTCGGAGAAAACGGGAAACTCTATGATAGCAAGCAGGGGGCCTGTCTGCCTGACGGCGTACATCCCATGGCAGTTTTGAGCGACGCGGAGCTCAAGACTTTTCCGGAACTGTCACCGATGGAAGTCGTCGGATTTGGTGTGCGCCGGTACAACGATATGGTGGCCATGGCGCAAAGAACGCCCTGTCTTGTGATCGGAGAGACCGGGATCATCCGGGACAAACCGGGGTTTGAAGTGAGCTTTCTCACCGGCGCATCCGCCAGCACAGAAATGCACAAACATGATCGTGCATCCGTTTTGATGCCCATGAAAGGACACTGGCACCTCACATGGGCAGGCTCTGATCTAGGCTCGGACGGGCAAGTCACGTTAAACCCAGGGGATACGGTTTCTGTGCCCGAAGGCGTTATGCACAAGGCAACGCCGTCGATGACGGGTGAAGCGTCCCTTTTTCATATCATTGCCACGGATGATGCCGCTGGCCCAACATGGAGCGGCACATGA
- a CDS encoding cobalamin-independent methionine synthase II family protein, translating to MNIATTHVGSLPRTQEIVDFIFAREREEPYDEAAFDAAMAAAVSETVAKQIAAGVDIVSDGETSKISYATYVKDRYTGFSGDSPRNAPADLKKFPSFLKRLADDGGTPKYARPMCTGEVTSKGQGELQKDIANLKAAMAQHGAQRGFMNAASPGVISLFLQNDFYKTREAYLAALADAMREEYQTIVAAGLDVQLDCPDLALSRHMLFNDLSDTEFLKIAGAHVEALNHALQDVPEDRVRIHICWGNYEGPHVCDIGMEKVFDTLMSAKARHVLFETSNPRHAHEWTVFRDRKADIPDTKVLVPGVVDTTTNFVEHPELVAQRIERFTGIVGAQRVIAGSDCGFGTFAGFGAVDPEIAFAKLQALSDGAKLAGQR from the coding sequence ATGAACATCGCAACCACACACGTCGGCAGCCTTCCTCGCACCCAGGAAATCGTAGACTTCATCTTCGCGCGCGAACGTGAAGAACCCTATGATGAGGCTGCTTTTGATGCTGCCATGGCAGCGGCGGTATCGGAAACGGTGGCAAAACAAATCGCCGCTGGCGTGGATATCGTCAGCGATGGCGAGACGTCAAAGATCTCTTATGCGACCTATGTCAAAGATCGCTACACTGGGTTTTCCGGTGACAGCCCACGCAATGCGCCAGCTGATCTCAAGAAGTTCCCCAGTTTCCTAAAGCGCTTGGCGGATGATGGTGGCACGCCGAAATATGCGCGCCCCATGTGTACTGGTGAGGTGACTTCCAAAGGGCAGGGGGAACTGCAAAAGGATATCGCAAACCTCAAAGCGGCGATGGCACAGCACGGGGCACAGCGCGGTTTCATGAATGCGGCCAGCCCCGGTGTGATTTCTCTGTTCCTGCAAAACGATTTCTACAAGACTCGAGAGGCTTACCTGGCGGCGCTGGCAGATGCGATGCGTGAGGAATACCAAACCATTGTGGCCGCCGGTCTGGATGTGCAACTTGACTGTCCTGATCTGGCGCTGTCACGGCACATGCTGTTCAACGATCTAAGCGATACGGAGTTTTTGAAAATCGCTGGGGCGCATGTAGAAGCGTTGAACCACGCTTTGCAGGATGTGCCTGAAGACCGTGTGCGCATCCACATCTGCTGGGGCAACTACGAGGGGCCGCATGTCTGCGATATCGGGATGGAAAAAGTGTTCGATACGCTGATGTCCGCAAAGGCGCGCCATGTATTGTTTGAGACTTCTAACCCCAGGCATGCCCATGAATGGACGGTGTTTCGGGATCGCAAAGCCGATATCCCGGACACCAAAGTGCTGGTGCCGGGCGTGGTGGATACGACGACAAATTTCGTCGAACATCCTGAACTGGTGGCACAGCGGATCGAGCGGTTCACCGGAATTGTGGGTGCACAGCGCGTGATTGCCGGATCGGATTGTGGTTTTGGGACGTTCGCTGGGTTCGGCGCGGTTGATCCAGAGATCGCCTTTGCCAAGCTGCAAGCCTTGTCTGACGGGGCAAAACTGGCAGGGCAGCGATAA
- a CDS encoding RraA family protein → MDDALLDLLRRVDTPTVCNAIEVAQGKRGFNDFTRGTMLASDPSAGAMVGYARTARIQAVNAPSEAPDVIRARRMGYYKYMAEGPRPGVAVVQDMDVPNAIGAYWGEVNTNIHKAFGLSGALTDGVMRDLGDLPDGFPVVAGSVGPSHGFVHVIDFDQPVQIFGMKVAPGDLIHADRHGAVVIPEEVVPGLSDAIEQLFKSEKIVFDAVKDKQISFAEFEAVWAAFEASRT, encoded by the coding sequence ATGGACGACGCCCTTTTGGACCTGCTGCGCCGTGTGGATACACCCACTGTTTGCAATGCGATTGAGGTCGCACAAGGAAAACGCGGGTTCAACGATTTCACCCGAGGCACGATGCTGGCGTCTGATCCGAGCGCTGGGGCGATGGTGGGTTATGCGCGCACAGCACGTATTCAAGCTGTGAACGCCCCAAGTGAGGCACCCGACGTTATCCGTGCGCGCCGCATGGGGTACTATAAATACATGGCGGAAGGGCCGCGCCCTGGGGTTGCGGTCGTCCAGGACATGGATGTGCCGAATGCAATTGGTGCCTATTGGGGTGAAGTGAACACCAATATTCACAAGGCATTTGGCTTGTCGGGGGCCTTAACTGATGGCGTGATGCGCGACCTTGGCGACCTACCGGATGGGTTTCCGGTGGTTGCCGGATCCGTTGGACCCAGCCATGGGTTTGTCCATGTGATCGATTTTGATCAACCAGTGCAGATTTTTGGAATGAAGGTTGCGCCGGGTGACTTGATTCACGCGGATCGTCACGGGGCTGTGGTGATTCCGGAAGAGGTTGTTCCGGGTTTAAGCGATGCGATTGAACAGCTCTTTAAATCCGAAAAGATTGTTTTTGATGCCGTGAAAGATAAGCAAATCAGCTTTGCGGAATTCGAGGCGGTTTGGGCGGCGTTCGAGGCCTCCCGTACCTGA
- a CDS encoding mandelate racemase/muconate lactonizing enzyme family protein, with protein sequence MKLADLDVIVTAPPAPGWGGRYWILVKLTTDDGITGWGECYAASIGPDAMRTVIEDVFSRHMAGENPENIELMFRRTYSSGFTQRPDLTVMGAFSGLEIACWDILGKARNRPVWALLGGRMNDRIRAYTYLYPQPEHDISAFWASPEMAAESAATMVAKGYTAVKFDPAGPYTMRGGHMPGMRDISQSVAFCNAIREAVGDKADLLFGTHGQFTTAGAIRLGQALEPYSPLWFEEPIPPDAVEEMAKVARAVRIPVATGERLTTKAEFAPVLRAGAATILQPALGRAGGIWETKKIAALAEVYNAQMAPHLYAGPVEWAANIHLAASIPNLLMAETIETSFHTALIKDTIRVENGFVTPPETPGLGIEVDEDLARAHPYTGTGLHLEMREEPCDYVDGNAFEGGAPAPTD encoded by the coding sequence ATGAAACTTGCTGACCTCGATGTCATCGTCACGGCCCCTCCTGCTCCCGGATGGGGCGGGCGTTACTGGATCTTGGTCAAACTCACGACTGACGATGGTATCACGGGGTGGGGCGAGTGCTACGCGGCGTCTATTGGCCCAGACGCAATGCGCACAGTGATCGAGGACGTCTTTTCCCGTCATATGGCTGGTGAAAACCCCGAGAACATCGAGTTGATGTTCCGCCGGACCTATTCCTCGGGCTTCACACAACGACCGGACTTAACGGTTATGGGGGCTTTTTCAGGTTTGGAGATCGCTTGTTGGGACATTCTGGGCAAGGCGCGCAACCGCCCTGTTTGGGCGCTTCTCGGGGGGCGGATGAACGATCGTATCCGCGCCTATACCTACCTATATCCTCAGCCAGAACATGACATCTCAGCCTTTTGGGCATCGCCGGAAATGGCTGCCGAAAGCGCTGCCACCATGGTCGCCAAAGGCTACACGGCAGTTAAGTTTGACCCTGCGGGTCCCTACACAATGCGCGGGGGCCATATGCCCGGCATGCGCGACATTTCGCAATCCGTTGCCTTTTGCAATGCCATCCGTGAGGCTGTCGGCGACAAGGCTGATCTTCTTTTTGGGACACACGGTCAATTCACGACGGCAGGTGCAATTCGCCTTGGCCAAGCCTTGGAACCCTACTCACCGCTTTGGTTCGAGGAACCTATCCCGCCGGATGCCGTTGAAGAGATGGCGAAAGTCGCCCGCGCCGTCCGCATCCCTGTCGCAACAGGCGAACGCCTGACAACCAAAGCGGAATTTGCACCCGTGTTGCGCGCCGGGGCTGCCACGATCCTGCAACCCGCTTTGGGTCGGGCTGGCGGCATTTGGGAAACAAAGAAAATCGCCGCTTTAGCCGAAGTCTATAACGCGCAAATGGCGCCGCATCTCTATGCTGGGCCGGTGGAATGGGCGGCCAATATCCACCTCGCTGCATCTATTCCAAACCTGCTCATGGCCGAAACAATTGAAACGTCTTTTCATACCGCCTTGATCAAGGACACCATCCGCGTCGAAAATGGATTTGTAACCCCGCCGGAAACCCCGGGTTTGGGCATTGAGGTCGATGAAGACCTCGCCCGCGCGCATCCCTACACCGGCACCGGCCTGCATCTGGAAATGCGCGAAGAACCCTGTGACTACGTGGACGGTAATGCGTTTGAAGGGGGCGCACCGGCTCCAACGGATTGA
- a CDS encoding Zn-dependent alcohol dehydrogenase, which translates to MQTIKAAVCHSFGEPLQIEDIQLRAPEMGEVEVSLDAVAICHSDISYAEGAWGGSLPAVYGHEAAGIVTGLGSGVRGISEGDSVVVTLIRACGTCGSCAGGKPTLCETPYDGDHGPIKTATGGKLHQAMATGAFAEKVVVDQNQVVRIDPDMPKAAASLIACGVITGVGAVVNAAALRPGQDVVVIGAGGVGLNAIQGARIAGARRIIAVDMSPEKLETARDFGATDGVLATDEKPWKQAFKALGGRGADAVIVTVGAIPAYDQAPRYLAQGGKVIMVGMPHSGAYSSYEPVVLAALGQGMVGSKMGDVVIQRDIPWMADLYAQKRLKLDELISGRWSLDQINEAIADTKTGGARRNVIIFNR; encoded by the coding sequence ATGCAGACAATCAAAGCCGCTGTTTGCCATAGTTTTGGCGAACCTCTTCAGATCGAAGACATCCAATTACGCGCACCTGAAATGGGCGAAGTCGAAGTTTCACTGGATGCCGTGGCCATCTGCCATTCAGATATTTCCTATGCGGAGGGCGCGTGGGGTGGATCGCTACCGGCGGTATACGGCCATGAAGCTGCAGGTATTGTAACTGGTCTGGGATCAGGTGTGCGCGGGATATCCGAAGGTGACAGCGTGGTGGTAACCCTCATCCGCGCGTGCGGCACCTGCGGCAGTTGCGCGGGCGGCAAACCAACGCTCTGTGAAACGCCTTACGATGGGGATCATGGTCCGATCAAAACGGCAACGGGCGGGAAACTGCACCAAGCGATGGCAACGGGGGCTTTTGCGGAAAAAGTCGTTGTGGATCAAAACCAAGTCGTGCGCATCGACCCCGACATGCCCAAGGCTGCCGCCAGCCTGATTGCCTGTGGCGTGATCACCGGCGTTGGCGCCGTAGTCAACGCCGCCGCCCTGCGCCCAGGACAGGACGTTGTGGTTATAGGCGCGGGCGGTGTCGGCCTGAATGCTATCCAGGGCGCGCGCATCGCCGGTGCGCGCCGTATCATCGCGGTCGATATGAGCCCTGAAAAGCTCGAAACAGCGCGGGATTTTGGTGCAACAGACGGCGTGCTTGCCACAGACGAAAAGCCTTGGAAACAAGCGTTCAAGGCGCTTGGCGGTCGGGGTGCTGATGCAGTGATTGTGACAGTGGGCGCAATTCCCGCCTATGATCAGGCCCCGCGTTATCTGGCGCAGGGGGGCAAGGTGATCATGGTCGGAATGCCCCATTCGGGCGCCTATTCCAGCTACGAACCCGTTGTTCTGGCGGCTTTGGGGCAGGGCATGGTCGGTTCTAAAATGGGTGATGTCGTCATCCAACGGGATATTCCATGGATGGCGGATCTCTACGCGCAGAAACGTTTAAAGCTCGATGAACTCATTTCAGGTCGCTGGAGCCTTGATCAGATCAACGAGGCGATTGCCGATACTAAAACAGGCGGCGCACGGCGCAACGTGATTATTTTTAACAGGTAA
- a CDS encoding TCR/Tet family MFS transporter, with translation MRPAVLFILITVMLDSMGIGLIIPVMPDLIQDIQGTGLSNAALWGGVLSTTFAVMQFLFGPVIGGLSDRFGRRPVLLTSLVVMALDYLVMAVAGTIALLFIGRVVGGITAATQSTANAYMADISRPEDRAANFGLIGAAFGLGFVLGPLLGGFLAEYGTRAPFYAAAALAALNAVFGYFVLRETVTPEMRRPFRWARANPLGSIRQLGRLPGVGPLLIVFFLYQVAFMVYPAIWAFFGKERFGWEPSTIGLSLALFGIMLAIVQGGLIRPVLRLLGERGTVIYGHFFDIGAFLALAFVTSGTLALILTPLAALAAVITPALQGIMSKAVAADAQGELQGALTSASALAMILSPMAMTGVFATFTDPQATMYLPGAPFILSAILIVAGLLVFVAFPPRKPATKG, from the coding sequence ATGCGCCCTGCCGTTTTGTTCATCCTGATCACGGTCATGCTCGACTCAATGGGCATTGGCCTGATCATTCCTGTGATGCCGGACCTTATTCAGGACATTCAAGGAACGGGTTTGAGCAATGCCGCACTCTGGGGCGGGGTTCTCTCGACCACGTTTGCGGTGATGCAATTTCTTTTCGGCCCCGTTATCGGCGGGCTGTCAGATCGTTTTGGCAGGCGGCCCGTGTTGCTGACATCACTTGTGGTCATGGCGCTTGATTATCTGGTGATGGCGGTCGCAGGAACCATCGCTTTGCTCTTCATCGGGCGTGTTGTGGGCGGTATCACGGCTGCAACTCAATCCACTGCAAATGCTTACATGGCAGATATATCGCGCCCAGAAGACCGTGCCGCAAATTTCGGCCTTATCGGCGCAGCTTTTGGCCTGGGGTTCGTGTTGGGTCCCTTACTGGGTGGGTTTCTGGCCGAATATGGAACCCGCGCGCCTTTTTATGCAGCCGCTGCTCTGGCCGCATTGAACGCGGTGTTTGGCTACTTCGTGCTGCGCGAAACAGTGACGCCCGAAATGCGGCGCCCTTTCCGTTGGGCACGTGCAAACCCACTAGGCAGCATCCGCCAACTGGGTCGATTGCCGGGCGTTGGACCGCTCTTAATTGTATTTTTCCTCTATCAGGTCGCCTTCATGGTCTATCCCGCGATCTGGGCTTTCTTTGGCAAGGAACGCTTTGGCTGGGAGCCTTCAACCATTGGCCTCAGTCTGGCGCTATTTGGCATCATGCTGGCCATTGTGCAGGGGGGATTGATCCGCCCTGTCCTGCGCCTTCTGGGCGAGCGAGGTACCGTAATTTATGGTCATTTCTTTGACATCGGTGCCTTTCTGGCACTGGCATTTGTCACCAGCGGCACGCTTGCGCTGATCCTAACGCCCCTTGCCGCTTTGGCTGCCGTGATCACGCCGGCTCTACAAGGCATTATGTCCAAAGCCGTCGCTGCTGATGCGCAAGGCGAGCTGCAAGGCGCGCTCACTTCAGCCAGCGCCCTTGCCATGATCCTGTCGCCGATGGCGATGACAGGTGTTTTTGCGACCTTCACAGACCCTCAGGCCACAATGTATCTGCCAGGCGCTCCATTCATCCTTTCGGCTATCCTGATCGTTGCCGGACTGTTGGTTTTTGTGGCTTTCCCACCTCGAAAACCCGCCACAAAAGGGTGA
- a CDS encoding lyase family protein: MAASVFDSPLHARLFPTGETGRLFSDSAALRAMLLVEGALAKAQGELGIIPEISAAAIHRATLEIQIDPGALAKETGENGVCIPALVTAFRAEMNAPEHAQYVHWGATSQDIIDTGLMLRLRQALVLAEADLRVVLATLADQAGQHADLPMAGRTYAQQATPTSWGAVLASWGVPLLDAIDMLPTLRADALWVSLSGASGTSSALGPEAAAVRMSLAEGLGLWDPKRSWHTDRGPILRITAWMAQVMATLGAMGQTLIALSATELQEVSLGGAGASSTMPQKQNPVSASALVALSNQMNGLQGSLQIAASHQHQRDGAAWFTEWMLVPQIALGCAAGLQHALQLSQHLTPHPIQMAQAFEKGLELLHSEALSFALTESMPRPQAQAAVKTLCQEVARTGRPLSELARATYPNLPETLFDPRMQLGQAPADARAFVARVRAL; the protein is encoded by the coding sequence GTGGCGGCAAGCGTTTTTGACAGCCCGCTTCATGCACGCTTGTTTCCGACCGGCGAAACGGGCCGGTTGTTTTCAGACAGTGCCGCTCTGCGCGCCATGCTCTTGGTGGAAGGCGCATTGGCCAAAGCGCAGGGCGAGCTTGGTATTATCCCCGAAATCAGCGCTGCCGCGATTCACCGTGCCACGCTTGAGATCCAGATAGACCCCGGGGCATTGGCTAAAGAAACGGGCGAAAACGGTGTGTGCATTCCAGCTTTGGTCACGGCCTTTCGCGCTGAAATGAACGCGCCGGAACATGCGCAATATGTCCATTGGGGTGCCACGTCACAGGATATTATCGACACCGGATTGATGTTGCGGCTCCGACAAGCGCTTGTATTGGCTGAGGCGGATTTACGCGTGGTTTTAGCGACGCTGGCAGATCAGGCAGGCCAACATGCCGATTTGCCAATGGCCGGGCGCACTTATGCTCAACAGGCGACACCGACCAGTTGGGGAGCGGTTCTGGCAAGCTGGGGGGTGCCACTTCTGGATGCCATTGATATGCTGCCTACCCTGCGCGCAGACGCCTTATGGGTCTCGCTCTCTGGCGCGTCGGGAACGTCTTCGGCGCTTGGGCCCGAGGCCGCGGCTGTGCGCATGTCTCTCGCTGAGGGATTGGGACTTTGGGACCCCAAACGGTCCTGGCACACCGACCGCGGCCCGATTTTGCGCATCACCGCCTGGATGGCGCAGGTCATGGCCACGCTTGGCGCAATGGGCCAAACACTGATTGCTCTCTCAGCGACTGAACTTCAGGAGGTCAGCCTGGGCGGGGCTGGTGCGTCCTCGACAATGCCACAAAAGCAAAATCCTGTAAGCGCCAGCGCCCTTGTCGCGCTGTCAAACCAGATGAACGGTTTACAGGGATCCTTGCAAATTGCGGCTTCACATCAGCATCAGCGCGATGGGGCCGCTTGGTTCACCGAATGGATGCTGGTACCGCAGATCGCACTCGGTTGCGCGGCGGGTTTGCAACATGCCTTACAACTCAGCCAGCACCTGACCCCGCATCCGATACAGATGGCGCAGGCCTTCGAAAAAGGTCTCGAACTGCTGCACAGCGAAGCGCTGAGTTTCGCGCTGACGGAAAGCATGCCGCGTCCTCAGGCCCAAGCCGCCGTTAAAACGCTTTGCCAAGAAGTCGCGCGTACCGGCAGGCCCCTTTCTGAACTGGCCCGTGCCACGTATCCGAACCTGCCTGAAACCCTGTTCGACCCGCGTATGCAGTTGGGTCAGGCACCTGCGGACGCGCGCGCATTCGTCGCTCGGGTCAGGGCGCTCTGA
- the pcaD gene encoding 3-oxoadipate enol-lactonase, with protein MNLLDVGDVRIHYRVDGPNDGAPVVFANSLGTDLRLWDPILPLLPTGLRIIRFDKRGHGLSTCPPSPYSMGALVADTEKLLDYLKVKDCVFVGLSIGGMIAQGLAVKRLDMIRAMVLSNTAAKIGTPEMWSERIEGVRNGGIESLADAVMTRWFSKGFCALPELELWRNMLTRQEDEGYMGCSAAISGTDFYATTAKLRLPTLGISGDEDGSTPPDLVRETTDLIPGSRCHVIRKAGHLPCVEKPQEYANLLTDFLKDVGHV; from the coding sequence ATGAACCTGTTAGATGTGGGCGACGTCAGGATTCACTACCGCGTTGACGGGCCGAATGACGGGGCGCCCGTTGTCTTCGCGAACTCGTTGGGGACCGATTTACGTCTGTGGGATCCCATCCTACCGCTTCTCCCCACGGGTCTTCGGATCATTCGGTTTGACAAACGGGGGCACGGTCTCTCGACGTGTCCACCCAGCCCCTATTCGATGGGGGCTTTGGTCGCAGATACTGAAAAACTACTGGATTATCTAAAGGTCAAAGATTGCGTGTTTGTAGGATTATCGATTGGCGGCATGATCGCGCAGGGTCTTGCGGTCAAGCGTCTGGACATGATCCGCGCCATGGTCCTGTCAAATACAGCCGCCAAGATCGGCACGCCGGAAATGTGGTCAGAGCGCATTGAAGGCGTTCGAAATGGCGGCATTGAAAGTCTCGCAGATGCGGTCATGACCCGGTGGTTTTCCAAAGGCTTTTGCGCATTGCCGGAATTGGAACTGTGGCGCAACATGCTGACCCGTCAGGAAGATGAAGGGTACATGGGGTGCTCAGCCGCGATTTCGGGTACTGATTTTTACGCCACGACCGCCAAGCTGCGCTTGCCCACACTTGGAATATCAGGGGATGAGGATGGCTCGACCCCGCCTGATCTCGTGCGTGAAACGACGGATTTGATCCCCGGAAGCCGGTGCCATGTGATCCGCAAAGCCGGGCATTTGCCTTGTGTTGAGAAACCGCAGGAATATGCGAACTTGCTGACCGATTTCTTGAAAGATGTGGGCCATGTATAG